A region from the Oceanidesulfovibrio marinus genome encodes:
- the secG gene encoding preprotein translocase subunit SecG, giving the protein MQTLILALHIIACLVLIVVVLLQSGKEGMGVIFGGGSSSLFGSSGAGGLLAKVTAVVAGIFLATSLGYNVITSPTKVESSVMDEAPVQSQPLDFEHMGNATEQNQSAAEPAAQPSEDKAADEQPAPANEDTGVTAPEQPAQQGNATE; this is encoded by the coding sequence GTGCAAACACTGATCTTGGCATTACATATCATCGCCTGCCTCGTGCTCATCGTGGTGGTGCTCCTTCAATCCGGCAAGGAAGGGATGGGCGTCATCTTCGGAGGGGGCTCGAGCTCCCTGTTCGGTTCTTCCGGCGCAGGCGGTCTTCTCGCCAAGGTAACGGCAGTTGTCGCCGGTATCTTCCTGGCCACCTCGCTCGGCTACAACGTCATCACCAGCCCGACCAAGGTCGAGTCCAGCGTGATGGACGAGGCTCCGGTGCAAAGCCAGCCGCTCGACTTTGAGCATATGGGCAACGCCACGGAGCAGAACCAGAGCGCGGCTGAGCCCGCTGCCCAACCTTCCGAGGACAAGGCAGCCGACGAGCAGCCCGCACCGGCGAATGAAGACACAGGCGTCACTGCTCCCGAGCAACCTGCACAGCAGGGGAACGCCACAGAATAA
- the tpiA gene encoding triose-phosphate isomerase produces the protein MKKLMAANWKMYKTAADAEKTARELVEATDNLPEDREVMVFPPFTAIAGVVEAFAGNENFIVGGQNCYPADEGAFTGEISPRMLLDLGCRSVLTGHSERRHILGESDEFVGKKTAFALRSGLHTVLCIGETLEEREAGALTDVLSRQLKAGLAELDNGVNQEMFSVAYEPVWAIGTGKTAGPPEILEAHGIVRNILSDLLPKTGKNIRILYGGSVKPANIGEIITLDNVEGVLVGGASLQADSFSQIVLG, from the coding sequence ATGAAAAAGCTCATGGCCGCAAACTGGAAGATGTACAAGACTGCTGCCGACGCCGAGAAGACGGCGCGGGAGCTTGTCGAGGCGACGGACAACCTGCCCGAGGACCGGGAGGTCATGGTCTTCCCGCCGTTTACGGCCATCGCCGGAGTGGTGGAGGCCTTTGCCGGCAACGAGAACTTCATCGTGGGCGGCCAGAACTGCTACCCGGCGGATGAGGGCGCTTTTACCGGCGAAATCTCCCCGCGCATGCTGCTTGATCTCGGCTGCCGCAGCGTCCTGACCGGCCACTCCGAGCGGCGGCACATCCTGGGCGAGTCGGACGAGTTCGTAGGCAAGAAGACCGCCTTTGCACTGCGCTCCGGCCTGCATACCGTGCTCTGCATCGGCGAGACTCTGGAAGAACGCGAAGCCGGCGCCCTGACCGACGTGCTCTCCCGACAGCTCAAGGCCGGCCTGGCCGAGCTGGACAACGGCGTGAACCAGGAAATGTTCTCCGTGGCCTACGAGCCTGTCTGGGCCATTGGCACCGGCAAGACAGCCGGTCCGCCAGAGATACTGGAAGCGCATGGAATCGTTCGCAATATTCTGAGCGATCTCCTGCCCAAGACTGGCAAGAACATCCGCATTTTGTACGGCGGCAGCGTGAAGCCGGCCAACATCGGCGAGATCATCACCCTTGACAATGTGGAAGGGGTCTTGGTAGGAGGCGCGTCCTTGCAGGCAGACAGTTTCAGCCAGATTGTCCTTGGCTGA
- the rimI gene encoding ribosomal protein S18-alanine N-acetyltransferase, which translates to MTADSAIFRKLDDKDLPELLALESACFSCPWGEEQYSLAFKQNICHVFGLFEPSSRLLPGAPDHLAAYATIYLLPPEMEILNIAVTPDMRRKGYGRRLLRLVLQIARKMGIQRTFLEVRENNIAAQTLYESMGFEAVGVRPHYYPDTGEDARLMRLEMDSENGDGAAEHDLDQGDTTE; encoded by the coding sequence ATGACGGCAGACAGCGCCATATTTCGCAAGCTGGACGACAAGGACCTGCCCGAGCTGCTGGCTCTGGAGAGCGCATGCTTCTCCTGCCCGTGGGGGGAGGAGCAGTACTCCCTGGCTTTCAAGCAGAACATCTGCCACGTTTTCGGCCTGTTCGAGCCGTCCTCGCGCTTGTTGCCGGGCGCTCCAGACCACCTGGCCGCCTACGCCACCATATACCTGCTCCCTCCGGAGATGGAAATCCTGAACATCGCCGTGACCCCGGACATGCGGCGCAAGGGATACGGCAGGCGTCTTCTACGGCTTGTCTTGCAAATAGCACGTAAAATGGGCATACAAAGAACGTTTCTGGAAGTGCGTGAAAATAACATCGCTGCCCAGACGCTCTACGAGAGCATGGGCTTCGAGGCAGTCGGCGTCCGGCCCCATTACTATCCGGACACCGGCGAGGACGCACGACTCATGCGCCTGGAAATGGACTCGGAAAACGGCGACGGCGCCGCCGAACACGACTTGGACCAAGGAGACACGACCGAATGA
- a CDS encoding NUDIX hydrolase, with amino-acid sequence MSAHYYIPLLPAPSAEIELVDIVDETDTPFAVMPLATAIKQSLFRRAVLVLVYDRAGRLYLQRRSRTKQLYPGRLDLSATGHVRAGESRLDAATRELNEELGLTGLRLTMIASVEASHHTGYAFVSLFSAGAVDEEPQPLSDETEGGLFVDQEEAAALVENFREQLTPGLVYFWERGLLFPETRLTP; translated from the coding sequence ATGTCTGCTCATTACTATATACCGCTGCTGCCGGCCCCTTCCGCTGAGATAGAGCTCGTGGATATCGTGGACGAAACCGACACGCCCTTTGCCGTGATGCCGCTGGCCACGGCCATCAAGCAATCCCTCTTCCGCCGCGCCGTGCTCGTATTGGTGTACGACCGCGCCGGCAGGCTCTATCTACAGCGCCGCAGCCGCACCAAACAGCTCTATCCAGGCCGACTCGATCTTTCGGCCACGGGCCATGTCCGCGCCGGGGAGTCCCGCCTGGACGCAGCCACGCGGGAGCTGAATGAAGAGCTCGGCCTGACCGGCCTCCGGCTCACCATGATCGCTTCGGTGGAGGCCAGCCACCACACCGGCTACGCCTTTGTCAGCCTGTTCTCGGCAGGCGCCGTGGACGAGGAACCGCAGCCCCTGTCCGACGAGACCGAGGGTGGTCTCTTCGTAGACCAGGAGGAGGCCGCCGCACTGGTGGAGAACTTCCGCGAGCAGCTCACCCCCGGCCTGGTCTACTTCTGGGAGCGCGGCCTGCTCTTTCCAGAGACCCGGCTTACTCCGTAA
- a CDS encoding inositol monophosphatase family protein codes for MDIDLSNIAAATQDAVREAGAIIRTQWDQPRQIRHKGRIDLVTQTDVAVEEALRKSLGAILPEAAFMGEEGSSATKVEGLTWVVDPLDGTTNYAHKLPFVATSVALWTGEGVGLGVVYNPILEEMFVAVRSQGAFRNGERIGVTDTDSLQDALVATGFPYDVDKQVGRITAWLDAVLPVTQGVRRYGSAALDLAYLACGNYDGYYEINLKPWDMAAGWLLVEEAGGRVSAFEPDAPFTLFSSSVLATNGPLHEAMRALITE; via the coding sequence GTGGACATCGATCTTTCGAACATTGCCGCAGCAACGCAGGACGCCGTGCGCGAAGCCGGCGCCATCATCCGCACACAGTGGGACCAGCCCCGGCAGATTCGCCACAAGGGCCGCATCGATCTGGTGACCCAAACCGACGTGGCCGTGGAAGAGGCGCTGCGCAAAAGCTTGGGTGCCATCCTGCCCGAGGCTGCCTTTATGGGCGAGGAGGGCTCCAGCGCCACCAAGGTGGAGGGTCTGACCTGGGTGGTTGATCCTCTGGACGGCACCACCAACTACGCACATAAGCTGCCGTTCGTGGCCACGTCCGTGGCGCTGTGGACCGGAGAGGGCGTGGGCCTCGGCGTGGTGTATAATCCAATACTTGAAGAAATGTTCGTGGCGGTGCGCAGCCAAGGCGCTTTCCGGAATGGCGAGCGCATCGGCGTGACTGACACTGATTCTTTGCAGGACGCGCTGGTGGCCACGGGATTTCCCTATGACGTGGACAAGCAGGTGGGCCGCATCACCGCTTGGCTGGACGCTGTGCTGCCCGTCACACAGGGCGTGCGGCGCTACGGCTCGGCCGCGTTGGACCTCGCCTATCTCGCCTGCGGCAACTACGACGGCTACTATGAGATCAACCTGAAGCCGTGGGACATGGCGGCCGGCTGGCTGCTGGTGGAAGAGGCCGGCGGACGCGTGAGCGCTTTCGAACCAGACGCGCCGTTCACGCTGTTTTCGTCGTCGGTACTGGCCACCAACGGGCCCCTGCACGAGGCTATGCGCGCGTTGATTACGGAGTAA
- a CDS encoding rod shape-determining protein: protein MGLHRLFGFLGKDLAMDLGTANTLLYTPRKGIVLNEPSVVAFDKRNNKVLAVGAEAKALMGRAPDNVSTVRPLKDGVIADFDVTKAMISYFIRKVIRGLRFVKPSIVICVPTGITQVEKRAVVESAVESGARDVRLIEEPMAAAIGAGTSIHEPVGNMVVDIGGGTTEVAVISLSAIAYSESVRMAGDGMNSTIQRFFQDEHRLIIGENMAEKVKIGVGSAYTLPEPLKMTVPGKDLIQGGPKSVTITDAQIREALKEPVKVIVRAVRKALEKTPPELVVDVGQNGMLLAGGGALLKGLDQLITRNTSIKVLVDSDPLTTVVRGTGRTIEEKGAFDMVYIN from the coding sequence ATGGGACTCCACCGTTTATTCGGTTTTCTCGGCAAAGACTTGGCCATGGACCTCGGCACGGCCAACACCCTTCTGTACACCCCGCGCAAGGGCATCGTGCTCAACGAGCCATCGGTGGTAGCCTTTGACAAGCGCAACAACAAGGTTCTGGCCGTGGGCGCAGAGGCCAAGGCGCTGATGGGCCGCGCGCCCGACAACGTCTCCACGGTCCGGCCGCTCAAGGACGGCGTCATCGCCGACTTCGACGTGACCAAGGCCATGATCTCCTACTTCATCCGCAAGGTCATCCGGGGGCTGCGCTTCGTCAAGCCGAGCATCGTCATCTGCGTGCCTACGGGCATCACCCAGGTGGAGAAACGCGCCGTGGTCGAGTCGGCCGTGGAGTCCGGCGCGCGCGACGTCCGCCTCATCGAGGAGCCCATGGCCGCGGCCATAGGCGCCGGCACCTCCATCCACGAGCCAGTGGGCAACATGGTGGTGGATATCGGCGGCGGCACCACCGAGGTGGCCGTCATCTCCCTGTCCGCCATTGCCTACTCCGAGTCCGTGCGCATGGCCGGCGACGGCATGAACTCCACCATCCAGCGCTTCTTTCAGGACGAGCACCGCCTGATCATCGGCGAGAACATGGCCGAGAAGGTCAAGATCGGCGTGGGCTCCGCCTATACGCTGCCAGAGCCGCTCAAGATGACCGTGCCCGGCAAGGACCTCATCCAGGGCGGCCCCAAGTCCGTTACCATCACCGACGCCCAGATCCGCGAGGCGCTCAAGGAGCCGGTCAAGGTAATCGTCCGCGCCGTGCGCAAGGCCCTGGAAAAAACCCCGCCCGAGCTCGTGGTGGACGTGGGCCAGAACGGAATGCTCCTGGCCGGGGGCGGCGCGCTGCTCAAGGGCCTGGACCAGCTCATCACCCGCAACACGAGCATCAAGGTCCTCGTGGACTCCGATCCCCTGACCACCGTGGTTCGCGGCACGGGCCGCACCATCGAGGAGAAGGGCGCCTTCGACATGGTCTACATCAACTGA
- a CDS encoding GAF domain-containing protein: MDEHSYLERLLSIVCSVFDAYSVVLYMHDKRSGTYRVAAHFSLGDHVLTESIAEPGKGFVGWIVRNRQPLLVNNVDKKKGKLGYYPQDVEATIKAFMGCPLKRGEGVICLDSKRTFCFSEKDQKILHLFADFLLDLHERFELARASQSQFQYYHCLQLIHGMRTTIKRWPDFLGKFLALMSDAAGFEHSFLAARDPNGERYYIEGAHVPLMTAKDAEMHLDMSVGLVGFVFRNGQPVISGEGEGACNLTPLFGKAAKTQPMKSVLLMPLVFQKQVRGVLGLSSPSALPIGDDLKTFCTMASEQLALFLENLYLRSKLQESEAFARHLQDTYNNSPGSAPAGGA, translated from the coding sequence ATGGATGAGCACAGCTATCTGGAACGTCTTCTGAGCATCGTCTGCAGCGTCTTCGACGCGTACTCCGTGGTGCTCTACATGCATGACAAGCGTTCCGGAACATACCGGGTTGCCGCACACTTCAGCCTGGGCGACCATGTGCTCACGGAATCCATTGCCGAGCCGGGCAAGGGCTTTGTCGGCTGGATCGTGCGCAACCGCCAGCCGCTGCTCGTCAACAATGTGGACAAGAAGAAGGGCAAGCTGGGCTACTACCCGCAGGATGTGGAAGCCACCATCAAGGCGTTCATGGGCTGTCCGCTCAAGCGCGGCGAGGGCGTCATCTGCCTCGACTCCAAGCGCACCTTCTGCTTCAGCGAGAAGGACCAGAAGATTCTCCATCTCTTCGCGGACTTCCTGCTGGACCTTCACGAGCGGTTCGAGCTGGCACGCGCCAGCCAGAGCCAGTTTCAGTACTACCACTGCCTGCAGCTCATCCACGGCATGCGCACCACCATCAAGCGCTGGCCGGACTTTCTGGGCAAGTTCCTGGCGCTGATGAGCGACGCGGCCGGCTTCGAGCACTCCTTTCTGGCGGCGCGCGATCCCAACGGGGAGCGCTACTACATCGAAGGCGCCCATGTGCCACTGATGACCGCCAAGGACGCCGAGATGCATCTGGACATGAGCGTGGGCCTTGTGGGATTCGTCTTCCGCAACGGCCAGCCGGTCATTTCCGGAGAGGGCGAGGGGGCCTGCAACCTCACACCGCTTTTCGGCAAGGCGGCCAAGACCCAGCCCATGAAGAGCGTACTGCTCATGCCGCTGGTCTTTCAGAAGCAGGTGCGCGGCGTGCTCGGGCTCTCCAGCCCCTCGGCCCTGCCCATCGGCGATGATCTGAAAACCTTCTGCACGATGGCCTCGGAGCAACTGGCGTTGTTCCTCGAAAATCTGTATCTCAGAAGCAAACTGCAGGAGTCCGAGGCCTTTGCCCGGCACCTGCAGGATACATACAACAATTCGCCCGGATCGGCTCCGGCCGGAGGCGCGTGA
- the gcvT gene encoding glycine cleavage system aminomethyltransferase GcvT → MSDLKKTPLFDWHVARGAKTAPFAGWDMPIQYTSIIAEHEQTRTKAGLFDICHMGEFLISGREAKAALSRVVTQNLATLVPGRCRYGFVLNERGGVIDDCIVYCLDETQYMIVCNGARVDVIGQWLKDNLPPVDSPLEVTDISDGTAKIDLQGPLSLDVLQDATGQDFTDLKYFGFKQVEFDGEPMLVSRTGYTGERGFELYIAPEKALPLWEKLESDVRVEPCGLGARDTLRLEVGLPLYGHELDEDHNPTEAGYGAMLTSEADYIGKPHVGEVREKLIALALEGRRSARHGDILLNADGVEVGRVTSGSYCPSIGHAAALAFVQADQADADEFAVKTARTELPAKRVELPFYTEGTARKKLV, encoded by the coding sequence GTGAGTGACCTGAAGAAGACTCCGCTTTTTGACTGGCATGTTGCCCGCGGCGCCAAGACCGCGCCTTTTGCCGGATGGGACATGCCCATCCAGTACACCTCCATCATTGCAGAGCACGAGCAGACCCGCACTAAGGCCGGCCTGTTCGACATCTGCCACATGGGCGAGTTCCTCATCTCCGGCCGCGAGGCCAAGGCTGCGCTCTCCCGCGTGGTCACCCAGAACCTCGCCACCCTGGTGCCGGGCCGCTGCCGCTACGGCTTCGTGCTCAACGAGCGCGGCGGCGTCATTGACGACTGCATCGTCTACTGCCTGGACGAAACCCAGTACATGATCGTCTGCAACGGCGCCCGAGTGGATGTCATCGGCCAGTGGCTCAAAGATAACCTGCCCCCTGTGGACAGCCCTCTGGAGGTGACCGACATCTCCGACGGCACAGCCAAGATCGACCTGCAGGGCCCCCTTTCCCTGGACGTGCTCCAGGACGCCACCGGCCAGGACTTCACCGACCTCAAGTACTTCGGCTTCAAGCAGGTGGAGTTCGACGGCGAGCCCATGCTGGTCAGCCGCACCGGCTACACCGGCGAGCGAGGCTTCGAGCTCTACATCGCGCCCGAGAAGGCCCTGCCCCTGTGGGAAAAGCTGGAGAGCGACGTGCGCGTGGAGCCCTGCGGCCTGGGCGCGCGGGACACCCTGCGCCTGGAGGTGGGCCTGCCCCTGTACGGCCATGAGCTGGACGAGGACCACAACCCCACCGAGGCCGGCTACGGCGCCATGCTCACCTCCGAGGCCGACTACATCGGCAAACCCCATGTGGGTGAGGTGCGCGAAAAGCTCATCGCTCTGGCCCTGGAAGGACGGCGCAGCGCCCGCCACGGAGACATCCTGCTGAACGCAGACGGCGTGGAAGTGGGCCGCGTGACCAGCGGCTCCTACTGCCCCAGCATCGGCCACGCCGCGGCCCTGGCTTTTGTGCAGGCGGATCAGGCCGACGCCGACGAGTTCGCCGTGAAGACCGCCCGCACCGAGCTGCCGGCAAAGCGCGTGGAACTGCCCTTCTACACCGAAGGCACCGCCCGCAAGAAACTGGTATAA
- a CDS encoding 16S rRNA (uracil(1498)-N(3))-methyltransferase, which yields MRSFYLDSSDWPELPDERLSLTEAEAHHASRVVRVQPGEEVRVFDGLGREALAAVEYVGKNRVDLAPVEIRVVQPSARPVTLAVAWTKALRRSWLLEKAVELEASAIWFWQADRSQGRIPDEPKETWTGQLVAGAKQCESAWIPELRTFPKGLAEVAAAAASIPGRYILWEDPQQPRMLTAQDLAASEPMLFVLGPEGGFSPKEEALFTAEGSGFVPVSLGRRILRWETAALLCLGLAFWSGS from the coding sequence ATGCGTTCCTTTTATCTGGATTCCTCGGACTGGCCGGAGCTGCCTGACGAGAGGCTGAGCCTGACCGAAGCCGAGGCCCACCATGCCTCGCGCGTGGTCCGCGTGCAGCCCGGCGAGGAGGTCCGCGTCTTTGACGGCCTGGGCCGCGAGGCCCTCGCCGCTGTGGAGTATGTGGGCAAGAACCGCGTGGACCTCGCACCGGTGGAGATTCGCGTGGTCCAGCCGTCTGCGCGCCCGGTCACCCTGGCCGTGGCCTGGACCAAGGCCCTGCGCCGCAGCTGGCTGCTGGAAAAGGCCGTGGAGCTGGAAGCCTCGGCCATCTGGTTCTGGCAGGCGGACCGCTCCCAGGGAAGAATTCCGGACGAGCCCAAGGAAACCTGGACCGGGCAGCTCGTGGCCGGGGCCAAGCAGTGCGAGTCGGCCTGGATACCGGAGCTGCGCACCTTTCCCAAAGGCCTGGCAGAGGTCGCCGCTGCCGCGGCCTCCATTCCCGGACGCTACATCCTTTGGGAGGACCCGCAGCAACCGCGCATGCTCACAGCGCAGGACCTCGCCGCCAGCGAACCCATGCTCTTTGTCCTCGGTCCGGAAGGCGGCTTCTCGCCCAAGGAAGAGGCGCTGTTCACGGCCGAAGGCTCCGGCTTTGTCCCTGTAAGCCTGGGCCGGCGCATTCTGCGCTGGGAGACAGCGGCCCTGCTCTGCCTCGGCCTGGCGTTCTGGAGCGGATCGTGA
- a CDS encoding replication-associated recombination protein A, protein MAGPAPARQPLADRIRPHTLDEFVGQGHLRERIATFMAAERLPSLLFFGPPGCGKSTLALLLAEKSGLPYIRVSAPEAGLAQLRKQLAGARLLVLDELHRFSKAQQDFFLPLLESGEITLIATTTENPSFSVTRQLLSRLHVLRLGPLTDEDLLSIVRRGSEALSLELSEDAMRLLVTVAHGDARTLLNLVEHAASLEPDKRDVEHLKSALPEFVQRHDKAGDSHYDLASALIKSIRGSDPDAALYYLASLLEGGEDPRFVCRRLILSASEDVGLANPQALPMTVACQQAVEFVGMPEGFIPLAETTVYLAVSPKSNASYAAYRRAQHHLREHGTDPVPIHLRNAATKLMKEWGYGEGYKYPHDFPGGWAEQRYLPDEVNARFYKPSDNGQEPRLLAWWREVTGRR, encoded by the coding sequence ATGGCCGGACCGGCCCCGGCGCGCCAGCCCCTGGCCGACCGCATCCGGCCGCATACCCTGGACGAGTTTGTTGGCCAGGGCCACCTGCGCGAGCGCATCGCCACCTTCATGGCGGCGGAGCGGCTGCCTTCGCTCCTGTTCTTCGGCCCCCCTGGCTGCGGCAAGTCCACCCTGGCCCTGCTCCTGGCCGAGAAAAGCGGCCTGCCGTACATCCGCGTCAGTGCGCCGGAGGCCGGCCTTGCGCAGCTCCGCAAGCAACTCGCCGGGGCGCGGCTCCTGGTGCTCGATGAGCTGCACCGCTTCTCCAAGGCGCAGCAGGACTTCTTCCTCCCGCTCCTGGAAAGCGGCGAGATCACCCTTATCGCCACCACCACGGAGAATCCGTCCTTCTCGGTCACCCGGCAGCTCCTCTCGCGGCTGCACGTGCTCCGGCTCGGGCCACTCACCGACGAGGATTTGCTGTCCATCGTCCGCCGCGGTTCCGAGGCCCTGAGTCTTGAGTTATCCGAGGACGCCATGCGCCTTCTCGTCACCGTGGCTCACGGCGACGCCCGCACACTACTGAACCTCGTGGAGCACGCGGCCAGCCTGGAGCCAGACAAGCGCGACGTGGAGCACTTGAAATCCGCCCTGCCCGAGTTCGTGCAGCGCCACGACAAGGCCGGGGATAGCCACTACGACCTCGCCTCGGCCCTCATCAAGTCCATCCGCGGCAGCGACCCGGACGCCGCGCTCTACTACCTGGCCAGCCTGCTGGAGGGCGGCGAGGACCCGCGCTTTGTCTGCCGCCGGCTCATCCTTTCGGCATCCGAGGACGTGGGCCTGGCCAACCCGCAGGCCCTGCCCATGACCGTGGCCTGCCAGCAGGCCGTGGAGTTCGTAGGCATGCCCGAGGGCTTCATCCCCCTGGCCGAGACCACGGTCTATCTGGCTGTGAGCCCAAAATCCAACGCGAGCTACGCCGCCTACCGCCGTGCGCAACACCACCTGCGCGAGCACGGGACAGACCCGGTGCCCATCCACCTGCGTAACGCTGCGACCAAATTGATGAAGGAGTGGGGTTACGGCGAAGGCTACAAGTATCCGCATGACTTCCCGGGCGGCTGGGCCGAGCAACGCTACCTGCCGGACGAGGTTAACGCGCGCTTCTACAAGCCATCGGACAACGGTCAGGAGCCGCGTCTGCTGGCCTGGTGGCGGGAAGTAACGGGACGGCGGTGA
- the pbpC gene encoding penicillin-binding protein 1C translates to MRADPAVMVRARDGTPMRIFLPEDGRRRFPLALQDVSPVFQKVIIASEDRYFRYHPGVNPFSILRAALQNLQADGVVSGGSTITMQLARLAEPKSRSIKGKIVEAFRALQLEYGLSKDEILKLYLNNTPYGGNVVGVGAAAYTYFGKSAGALSLGEAALLAVLPRSPQAYDPIAHPKAAQAARDRLLDTLEERGVFPPDRVALAKVQPLPTRLTPPPMIAPHASRMAYEQLKRSALARSPKLSVWDVTTTIDPAFQNQALTAMRRRLTSLRLAGLENAAVVVLDRKTREIRALVGTHDFFDTARHGPINAALAMRSPGSTLKPFLYGLAFDEGIAVPESMVLDIPTDYSGYVATNYDDRYRGPVTVRQALVHSLNAPAVRMLAKAGLPRFHRLLRQGGLELRYGPGHYGLPLALGACESSLVQLTTLYAALADEGVWQSARLLADQSEPLEINRKETSIQNDGSVRLLSRESAYLVRSILEEVPRRDLPTAWAMTLDAPEVAWKTGTSFGHRDAWAIGFSAHYVVGVWTGNLDGRAAKGISGARHAGPLLFDVLRAVEEPGAPLPMPDNLALDTVEVCTEDRELPNPFTPRTMAITVIAGRTKLKRSTLHQRIFVNPDTELRVEGRCLATIKAEPRVVRTPPEELIAWELSRGIPVQTAPPLSPECSAVPATGGPAIVSPSATTPYVLRSDAPDEFQRIPLVARTDGGDSNLYWFQDGALVAQGGVAENLFLAARKGEHRIVVQDSQGRSDSLTFTVE, encoded by the coding sequence TTGCGTGCTGATCCAGCGGTCATGGTCCGCGCCAGAGATGGTACGCCCATGCGAATCTTCCTGCCGGAAGACGGCCGCCGCCGCTTCCCCTTGGCGTTGCAGGATGTTTCCCCGGTTTTCCAGAAGGTTATCATCGCATCTGAGGACCGCTACTTCCGCTACCATCCCGGCGTCAATCCATTCTCCATTCTGCGCGCCGCGTTGCAGAACCTGCAGGCGGACGGGGTGGTCTCCGGCGGCTCCACCATCACCATGCAGCTTGCCCGGCTGGCTGAGCCGAAATCGCGCTCAATCAAGGGCAAAATCGTTGAGGCCTTCCGGGCGCTCCAACTTGAGTATGGCTTGTCCAAGGACGAAATACTCAAGCTCTACTTGAACAACACGCCGTACGGCGGCAACGTGGTCGGCGTCGGCGCTGCGGCGTACACGTACTTTGGCAAATCGGCCGGGGCGCTCTCCCTGGGCGAGGCCGCCTTGCTGGCCGTGCTGCCGCGGTCGCCGCAGGCGTACGATCCCATTGCCCATCCCAAAGCGGCACAGGCTGCGCGGGATCGGTTGCTGGACACGCTGGAGGAGCGGGGCGTGTTCCCACCGGATCGGGTAGCCCTGGCCAAGGTGCAACCACTCCCCACCAGGCTGACGCCTCCGCCCATGATCGCGCCGCATGCCAGCCGAATGGCCTATGAGCAGCTTAAGCGTTCAGCATTGGCGCGGTCTCCTAAACTGTCGGTATGGGATGTGACGACTACCATCGATCCGGCGTTTCAAAATCAGGCGCTCACTGCCATGCGCCGGCGGCTGACATCGCTGCGGCTGGCCGGGCTGGAGAACGCCGCCGTGGTGGTGCTGGACCGAAAAACCAGGGAGATTCGGGCGCTTGTGGGCACGCATGACTTCTTTGATACCGCGCGCCATGGCCCGATCAACGCGGCCCTGGCCATGCGCTCGCCAGGCTCCACGCTCAAGCCGTTCCTCTACGGTCTCGCCTTTGACGAGGGCATCGCGGTTCCGGAATCCATGGTCCTGGACATCCCCACGGATTACTCCGGCTATGTAGCCACAAACTATGACGATCGCTACCGCGGTCCGGTCACGGTGCGGCAGGCGCTGGTCCACTCGCTGAATGCGCCGGCCGTGCGGATGCTCGCCAAGGCCGGGCTGCCGCGCTTCCACCGGCTGCTGCGGCAGGGCGGACTGGAGCTGCGCTATGGCCCCGGACACTACGGGTTGCCGCTGGCCCTGGGCGCATGTGAGTCCTCGCTCGTGCAGCTCACCACACTGTACGCTGCCCTGGCTGACGAGGGCGTGTGGCAATCGGCGCGTCTGCTCGCCGATCAGTCGGAACCCCTGGAAATCAATCGGAAAGAAACATCCATACAAAATGACGGCTCGGTGCGGTTGCTCTCGCGCGAATCGGCGTACCTGGTGCGCTCCATTCTGGAGGAAGTGCCGCGGCGGGACCTCCCCACGGCGTGGGCCATGACCCTGGATGCGCCGGAGGTGGCCTGGAAGACCGGGACGTCCTTTGGCCATCGGGACGCCTGGGCCATCGGCTTCAGCGCGCACTACGTGGTGGGGGTGTGGACCGGCAACCTGGACGGCCGGGCCGCCAAGGGCATTTCCGGCGCGCGGCACGCCGGGCCGCTTCTGTTCGACGTGCTCCGCGCCGTGGAGGAGCCCGGAGCCCCGCTGCCCATGCCCGACAACCTCGCCCTGGACACGGTAGAGGTCTGCACCGAGGACCGGGAGCTGCCCAACCCGTTCACGCCGCGGACCATGGCCATCACGGTCATTGCCGGCCGGACCAAGCTCAAACGCTCCACATTGCACCAACGCATCTTCGTAAACCCGGACACAGAGTTGCGGGTGGAAGGGCGGTGCCTTGCCACCATCAAGGCCGAGCCGCGCGTGGTGCGCACGCCGCCGGAAGAGCTCATCGCCTGGGAGCTCTCGCGGGGCATCCCGGTGCAGACCGCGCCGCCGCTCTCGCCGGAGTGCAGCGCCGTGCCGGCCACGGGCGGGCCGGCCATTGTCTCGCCTTCGGCAACCACGCCGTATGTACTGCGCTCTGACGCGCCGGACGAGTTCCAGCGCATCCCCCTGGTGGCGCGCACTGACGGCGGCGATTCCAATCTCTACTGGTTCCAGGACGGCGCCTTGGTTGCACAGGGTGGCGTGGCCGAGAACCTGTTCCTCGCGGCCCGGAAAGGTGAGCACCGCATTGTGGTGCAGGACTCCCAGGGCCGTAGCGACTCCCTGACCTTTACTGTGGAATAA